One region of Mycolicibacterium insubricum genomic DNA includes:
- the frr gene encoding ribosome recycling factor, with product MIDEALFDAEEKMEKAVSVARDDLASIRTGRANPGMFSRINIEYYGSMTPITQLSSINVPEARMVVIKPYEASQLRPIEDAIRNSDLGVNPTNDGSIIRVSVPQLTEERRRDLVKQAKAKGEDAKVSVRNVRRKAMEELNRIKKDGEAGEDDVARAEKDLDKSTHTYTAQIDELVKHKEAELLEV from the coding sequence GTGATCGACGAGGCCCTCTTCGACGCCGAAGAGAAAATGGAAAAGGCGGTCTCGGTGGCCCGCGACGACCTGGCGTCGATTCGCACCGGCCGGGCCAACCCGGGCATGTTCTCCCGCATCAACATCGAGTACTACGGGTCGATGACCCCGATCACCCAGCTGTCCAGCATCAACGTGCCGGAGGCCCGGATGGTCGTCATCAAACCCTACGAGGCCTCCCAGCTGCGCCCCATCGAGGATGCGATCCGCAACTCCGACCTGGGCGTCAACCCCACCAACGACGGTTCCATCATCCGGGTGTCCGTCCCGCAGCTCACCGAGGAACGCCGCCGCGACCTGGTCAAGCAGGCCAAGGCCAAGGGCGAGGACGCCAAGGTGTCGGTGCGCAACGTGCGCCGCAAGGCGATGGAGGAGCTCAACCGGATCAAGAAGGACGGCGAGGCGGGCGAGGACGACGTGGCCCGGGCGGAAAAAGACCTGGACAAGAGCACCCACACCTACACCGCGCAGATCGACGAGCTGGTCAAGCACAAGGAAGCCGAGCTGCTGGAGGTCTAG
- the dxr gene encoding 1-deoxy-D-xylulose-5-phosphate reductoisomerase, with the protein MSARTRVLILGSTGSIGTQALEVIAANPDVFEIVGLAAGGGNADLLAAQRDATGVDNIAVADAAAAETVGARYAGPDAATRLVVDTEADVVLNALVGALGLHPTLAALASGARLALANKESLVAGGPLVTAAAAPGQIVPVDSEHSALAQCLRGGTADEVARLVLTASGGPFRGWTAEALESVTPEQAGAHPTWSMGPMNTLNSASLVNKGLELIETHLLFGIDYNRIDVVVHPQSIVHSMVTFTDGSTLAQASPPDMKLPIALALGWPHRVAGAAAACDWTLASTWEFEPLDEEVFPAVALARHAGKAGGCLPAVYNAANEEAAAAFLAGRIGFPAIVATIAEVLGAADAWSAQPATVEDVLDAQRWARDKAQAVIGATEPEVAATR; encoded by the coding sequence GTGAGTGCGCGTACACGGGTCCTGATCCTGGGCAGCACCGGCTCGATCGGCACCCAGGCCCTCGAGGTGATCGCCGCCAACCCGGATGTCTTCGAGATCGTCGGCCTGGCCGCCGGCGGCGGAAACGCCGATCTGCTGGCTGCCCAGCGGGATGCCACCGGCGTCGACAACATCGCGGTGGCCGATGCCGCGGCCGCGGAGACGGTCGGGGCCCGCTACGCCGGCCCGGACGCGGCCACCCGCCTCGTCGTCGACACCGAGGCCGATGTGGTGCTCAACGCGCTGGTCGGGGCGCTGGGCTTGCATCCCACGCTGGCGGCGTTGGCGTCCGGGGCCCGGCTCGCGCTGGCCAACAAGGAATCGCTGGTGGCCGGTGGACCGCTGGTCACCGCGGCTGCCGCGCCCGGCCAGATCGTGCCGGTGGACTCCGAACACTCCGCGCTGGCCCAGTGCCTGCGCGGCGGGACGGCCGACGAGGTGGCCCGGCTGGTGCTGACGGCCTCCGGCGGCCCGTTCCGCGGCTGGACCGCCGAAGCGCTGGAAAGCGTCACCCCCGAGCAGGCCGGGGCGCATCCGACCTGGTCGATGGGCCCGATGAACACACTGAATTCGGCGTCGCTGGTCAACAAGGGCCTCGAACTCATCGAGACGCACCTGCTGTTCGGCATCGACTACAACCGCATCGACGTCGTCGTGCACCCGCAGTCCATCGTGCATTCCATGGTCACCTTCACCGACGGGTCGACGCTGGCCCAAGCCAGCCCACCGGACATGAAACTGCCGATCGCGCTGGCACTGGGCTGGCCGCACCGGGTGGCCGGCGCGGCGGCCGCCTGCGACTGGACGCTCGCCTCGACCTGGGAATTCGAACCGCTGGACGAGGAGGTGTTCCCCGCCGTCGCACTGGCCCGGCACGCCGGCAAGGCCGGGGGCTGCCTGCCCGCGGTCTATAACGCCGCCAACGAGGAGGCCGCCGCCGCCTTCCTGGCCGGCCGCATCGGCTTTCCGGCGATCGTGGCGACGATCGCCGAGGTGCTGGGCGCCGCAGACGCCTGGTCGGCGCAACCGGCTACCGTGGAAGACGTACTCGACGCTCAACGGTGGGCGCGGGACAAGGCGCAGGCCGTGATCGGCGCCACCGAACCGGAGGTCGCAGCAACCCGATGA
- a CDS encoding M50 family metallopeptidase yields the protein MMYVLGVVLFALAILVSVALHECGHMWVARATGMKVRRYFVGFGPTLWSTKRPNKLGETEYGLKAIPLGGFCDIAGMTAADEIAPEDEPHAMYKQKVWKRVAVLAAGPAMNILIGLLLIYGIAVVAGLPNLHAPAEALIGETACVSDQTGADSYAPCTGPGPAAAAGIRPGDAIVKVGDTPVAGFGDLVSAVRGAHGPIPVTVRRDGTEFNTTVDVVSAKRLTGKGGDEVSTVGAIGVTDANQGDRLNHYNPLTAVPGTLSFTGDLSVEIGKSLARIPTKVGALVHSITGGVRDQDTPISVVGATRIGGETVEHGLWLMFWFFLAQLNFVLGAINLVPLLPFDGGHIAVACYEKLRNMVRSLRGLSVGAPVNYMKLMPATYVVLIVVVGYMLLTVTADFVNPVRLFQ from the coding sequence ATGATGTACGTCCTGGGGGTGGTGCTGTTCGCCCTGGCCATCCTGGTGTCGGTGGCGCTGCACGAATGCGGCCACATGTGGGTGGCGCGCGCCACCGGCATGAAGGTCCGCCGTTATTTCGTCGGTTTCGGGCCGACGCTGTGGTCGACGAAACGGCCCAACAAGCTCGGTGAGACCGAGTACGGGCTCAAGGCCATACCGCTGGGCGGCTTCTGCGATATCGCCGGGATGACCGCCGCCGACGAGATCGCGCCGGAGGACGAGCCGCATGCGATGTACAAGCAGAAGGTGTGGAAGCGGGTTGCGGTGCTGGCCGCCGGGCCGGCGATGAACATTCTGATCGGCCTGTTGTTGATCTACGGCATCGCCGTGGTGGCGGGGTTGCCGAATCTGCACGCGCCGGCGGAGGCGCTGATCGGCGAGACCGCCTGCGTCTCCGACCAGACCGGCGCGGACAGCTACGCGCCGTGCACCGGTCCGGGACCGGCCGCCGCGGCCGGCATTCGGCCCGGTGACGCCATCGTCAAGGTCGGCGACACCCCGGTAGCCGGCTTCGGTGACCTGGTGAGTGCGGTCCGCGGCGCCCACGGCCCCATCCCGGTTACCGTGCGCCGGGACGGCACCGAGTTCAACACCACGGTCGACGTGGTCTCGGCCAAGCGGCTCACCGGCAAGGGCGGCGACGAGGTGAGCACCGTCGGCGCCATCGGCGTGACCGATGCGAACCAGGGCGACCGGCTCAACCACTACAACCCGCTCACCGCGGTGCCGGGCACGCTGTCCTTCACCGGTGACCTGTCGGTCGAGATCGGCAAATCCCTGGCCAGGATCCCGACCAAGGTGGGTGCGCTGGTGCACTCGATCACCGGCGGGGTGCGGGATCAGGACACCCCGATCAGTGTCGTCGGTGCGACGCGGATCGGCGGGGAGACCGTCGAGCACGGTCTGTGGTTGATGTTCTGGTTCTTCCTGGCCCAGTTGAACTTCGTGCTCGGTGCCATCAACCTGGTGCCGCTGCTGCCGTTCGACGGCGGCCACATCGCGGTGGCCTGCTACGAGAAGCTGCGCAACATGGTCCGGTCGCTGCGCGGCCTGTCCGTCGGGGCGCCGGTGAACTACATGAAGCTGATGCCGGCGACGTATGTGGTGCTGATCGTCGTCGTCGGGTACATGCTGTTGACGGTCACCGCCGACTTCGTCAACCCGGTCCGGCTGTTCCAATAG
- a CDS encoding penicillin-binding transpeptidase domain-containing protein has protein sequence MVTWTSLATRVTASAAALLLTAGGLSACTPRPDGPEPAAQEFFDALTGGDTTAAAALTDRPEDARSAMNASWTGLQAERLDIATLGSKFTEDTGTVRYRFTWHLPKDRTWTYDGQLNMARDEGKWGVRWTSTDLHPRLGENQSLQLRADQPRRASVNELGGTDVLVPGYRYSYQLDARRAGRELMSTSRAIVDALRDLGGPTDPQLLAEQASSSTTPMELATLSKDDEDRVAPMLANRPGIVAIKIPDMFPTDPGFAPAVVSEVKKSVGDNLSGAPGWRVVSVNQNGVETDVLNEVAPDPAPSVSITLDRAVQNAAQNAVNGQGRKAMLVVIKPSTGDILAVAQNGAADADGPTATMGLYPPGSTFKIVTAGAAIDRNMATPNTLLGCPGEIDIGHRRIPNYDRFDLGVVPMSKAFANSCNTTFAELASRMPPRALNQTAAIFGIGRDYVVDGLPTVSGQVPPTVDLAELTEDGFGQGKVLASPFGMALAAATVAAGATPVPRLIVGHNTAVTGDAKTISPTMLDGLRAMMRMVVTNGTAKDLAGYGDVRGKTGEAEFEGGSHAWFAGYRGDMAFAALIVGGGSSEYAVRMTRQMFDSLPDGYLA, from the coding sequence ATGGTTACTTGGACCTCATTAGCAACACGAGTCACAGCTTCGGCTGCGGCGCTGCTGTTGACGGCCGGGGGCCTATCGGCGTGCACCCCACGCCCGGACGGCCCCGAACCGGCCGCGCAGGAGTTCTTCGACGCGCTGACCGGCGGTGACACCACCGCGGCCGCCGCCCTGACCGACCGTCCCGAGGACGCCCGGTCCGCCATGAACGCCTCCTGGACGGGGCTGCAGGCCGAACGTCTCGACATCGCCACCCTGGGCTCGAAGTTCACCGAGGACACCGGCACGGTCCGCTACCGCTTCACCTGGCACCTGCCCAAGGACCGCACCTGGACCTACGACGGGCAGCTGAACATGGCGCGCGACGAGGGCAAGTGGGGGGTGCGCTGGACCTCGACCGACCTGCACCCGCGGCTGGGGGAGAACCAGAGCCTGCAGCTGCGCGCCGACCAGCCGCGCCGGGCCTCGGTCAACGAACTCGGCGGCACCGACGTCCTGGTCCCCGGCTACCGGTACAGCTACCAGCTCGACGCCCGCCGCGCCGGGCGCGAGCTGATGTCGACCTCGCGGGCCATCGTCGACGCGCTGCGCGACCTCGGCGGACCCACCGACCCCCAGCTGCTCGCCGAACAGGCCAGCTCGTCGACCACCCCGATGGAGCTGGCGACGCTGTCCAAGGACGACGAGGACCGTGTCGCCCCGATGCTGGCCAACCGGCCCGGCATCGTGGCGATCAAGATCCCCGACATGTTCCCCACCGATCCCGGATTCGCCCCGGCGGTGGTCAGCGAGGTCAAAAAGTCCGTCGGCGACAACCTGTCCGGAGCCCCCGGCTGGCGGGTGGTCAGCGTCAACCAGAACGGCGTCGAGACCGACGTGCTCAACGAAGTGGCGCCCGATCCGGCGCCCTCGGTGTCGATCACGCTGGACCGCGCCGTGCAGAACGCCGCACAGAACGCCGTCAACGGCCAGGGTCGCAAGGCCATGCTGGTGGTCATCAAGCCGTCCACCGGCGACATCCTGGCGGTCGCGCAGAACGGCGCCGCCGACGCCGACGGCCCGACCGCGACCATGGGCCTCTACCCGCCGGGGTCGACATTCAAGATCGTCACCGCCGGCGCGGCCATCGACCGCAACATGGCGACCCCGAACACACTGCTGGGTTGCCCCGGCGAGATCGACATCGGCCACCGCCGCATCCCCAACTACGACCGGTTCGATCTCGGCGTGGTGCCGATGAGCAAGGCGTTCGCCAATTCGTGCAACACCACCTTCGCCGAACTGGCCAGCCGGATGCCGCCGCGGGCGCTGAACCAGACCGCCGCGATATTCGGTATCGGGCGCGACTACGTGGTCGACGGCCTGCCGACGGTGTCCGGCCAGGTGCCCCCGACCGTCGATCTGGCCGAGCTCACCGAGGACGGCTTCGGCCAGGGCAAGGTGCTGGCCAGCCCGTTCGGCATGGCGCTGGCCGCCGCGACGGTAGCCGCTGGGGCGACCCCGGTGCCGCGGCTGATCGTCGGGCACAACACCGCGGTCACCGGCGACGCCAAGACGATCAGTCCGACCATGCTCGACGGCCTGCGCGCCATGATGCGGATGGTGGTCACCAACGGCACCGCCAAGGACCTCGCCGGGTACGGCGACGTCCGCGGAAAGACCGGTGAGGCCGAGTTCGAGGGTGGTTCGCACGCCTGGTTCGCCGGATATCGCGGGGATATGGCCTTTGCCGCGCTGATCGTGGGCGGCGGCAGTTCGGAATACGCCGTGCGGATGACCCGGCAGATGTTCGACAGCCTGCCCGACGGGTACCTGGCCTGA
- the rlmN gene encoding 23S rRNA (adenine(2503)-C(2))-methyltransferase RlmN translates to MPPRHFADLDDGARVVAVTELGLPAFRAKQLANQYFGRLTADPAAMTDLPAAVRAQVADALFPTLLTPARQVECDAGETRKTLWRAVDGTTFESVLMRYPGRDGSAGRATVCISSQAGCGMACPFCATGQGGLNRNLSVAEILEQVRAAASELRDERGERLSNIVFMGMGEPLANYNRVLSVLRRIIAAPPNGFGISARSVTVSTVGLAPAIRRLADEGLGVTLALSLHAPDDELRNTLVPVNNRWDITEVLDAATYYARTTGRRVSVEYALIRDVNDQPWRADLLGKKLHAAFGPLVHVNLIPLNPTPGSRWDASPKPVEREFVARVRAQGVTCTVRDTRGREIAAACGQLAAEG, encoded by the coding sequence ATGCCGCCGCGGCATTTCGCCGACCTCGACGACGGCGCGCGGGTGGTCGCGGTCACCGAGCTGGGGCTGCCGGCGTTTCGGGCCAAGCAGTTGGCCAACCAGTACTTCGGCCGGCTGACGGCCGACCCGGCGGCGATGACCGACCTGCCCGCGGCGGTCCGCGCGCAGGTCGCCGACGCGCTGTTCCCGACCCTGCTCACCCCCGCCCGCCAGGTCGAATGTGATGCGGGGGAGACCCGCAAGACGTTGTGGCGTGCCGTCGACGGAACCACCTTCGAGTCGGTGCTGATGCGCTATCCGGGTCGCGACGGTTCGGCGGGCCGGGCGACGGTCTGCATCTCCTCTCAGGCGGGCTGCGGCATGGCCTGCCCGTTCTGCGCCACCGGCCAGGGCGGGCTGAACCGCAACCTGTCGGTCGCCGAGATCCTGGAGCAGGTGCGCGCCGCCGCGTCGGAGCTGCGCGACGAGCGCGGTGAGCGACTGTCCAACATCGTGTTCATGGGCATGGGCGAGCCGCTGGCCAACTACAACCGCGTTCTCTCGGTGTTGCGCCGGATCATCGCGGCACCGCCGAACGGCTTCGGGATCTCGGCCCGGTCGGTGACGGTGTCCACGGTCGGGCTGGCCCCGGCGATCCGCCGGTTGGCCGACGAGGGACTCGGTGTCACCCTGGCGCTGTCGCTGCACGCACCCGACGACGAGCTGCGCAACACCCTGGTGCCGGTGAACAACCGCTGGGATATCACCGAAGTGCTCGATGCCGCAACGTATTACGCGCGCACGACGGGCCGCCGGGTCTCGGTGGAGTACGCGCTCATCAGGGACGTCAACGATCAGCCGTGGCGCGCGGATCTACTCGGCAAGAAGCTGCATGCGGCGTTCGGCCCGCTGGTGCACGTGAATCTCATCCCGCTGAATCCGACGCCGGGCAGCCGCTGGGATGCCAGCCCCAAGCCCGTCGAACGCGAATTCGTCGCCCGAGTGCGGGCTCAGGGGGTTACCTGCACGGTCCGGGACACCCGGGGCCGCGAGATAGCCGCCGCATGCGGGCAGCTCGCCGCCGAAGGTTAG
- a CDS encoding DUF1707 SHOCT-like domain-containing protein, translating into MTLPDDPAALLRISDADRNGTLRRLHNAVALGLIDIDEFEERSVQVATARLRDELDLLVGDLPGPGSVVTTAADRVELRGMLGSLKRSGEWTVPTRLVLYRRVGSISLDLTRARFAGSIVSIELDMKFGSLDLRLPEGASASLDDVEVNVGSAHDHRPDPPAEGRPHVILSGKVTGGSIDIRGPRRSLRERAAALRPGRR; encoded by the coding sequence ATGACCCTTCCCGACGATCCGGCCGCGTTGCTGCGGATTTCCGACGCCGACCGCAACGGAACCCTGCGGCGGCTGCACAACGCCGTCGCGCTGGGTCTCATCGACATCGACGAGTTCGAGGAACGATCGGTGCAGGTGGCCACCGCCCGGCTGCGCGACGAACTCGACCTGCTGGTGGGCGACCTGCCCGGTCCGGGCTCGGTGGTCACCACCGCCGCCGACCGGGTGGAGCTGCGCGGGATGCTCGGCTCGCTCAAGCGCTCGGGTGAGTGGACCGTGCCCACGCGGTTGGTGCTCTACCGCCGGGTCGGCTCGATCAGCCTCGACCTCACCCGGGCCCGGTTCGCCGGGTCCATCGTGTCCATCGAGCTCGACATGAAGTTCGGCTCGCTGGATCTGCGGCTGCCCGAGGGCGCCAGCGCCTCCCTCGACGACGTCGAGGTCAACGTCGGCAGCGCCCACGACCACCGCCCCGACCCGCCGGCCGAAGGCCGTCCGCACGTGATTCTCAGCGGGAAGGTGACCGGCGGTTCGATCGACATCCGCGGTCCGCGGCGGTCGCTGCGCGAGCGCGCGGCCGCGTTGCGGCCCGGGCGGCGCTGA
- a CDS encoding phosphatidate cytidylyltransferase, with the protein MAATNTSEPAPKQSRAGRNLPAAIAVGVLLGGLIIVSLAWLPTWAWVAIVAAAIAVATHEVVRRLRENGYVIPLIPLLLGGQAMIWLTWPALDPADQHRANTAGALGAFAGTVLVCLIWRLLAQGPNAAPQNYLRDVAVTLMVAAWIPLFGAFAVMLIYPDDGRKALFTILLAVVFSDIGGYTAGVLFGKHPMVPAISPKKSWEGFAGSLTAGTAMAVLAVVFLMHQKWWIGIPLGIFLVITGTLGDLVESQFKRDLGIKDMGTLLPGHGGLMDRIDSILPAMPAGWIVLAVLTGG; encoded by the coding sequence ATGGCGGCCACCAACACCAGCGAACCGGCACCCAAGCAGTCTCGCGCCGGCCGGAACCTACCCGCGGCGATCGCCGTCGGCGTACTGCTCGGCGGTCTGATCATCGTCTCCCTGGCCTGGCTGCCGACCTGGGCGTGGGTGGCCATCGTCGCGGCGGCGATCGCCGTCGCCACCCACGAGGTGGTGCGACGGCTGCGGGAGAACGGCTACGTCATCCCGCTGATCCCGCTGCTGCTCGGCGGGCAGGCGATGATCTGGCTGACCTGGCCGGCGCTGGACCCCGCCGACCAGCACCGCGCCAACACCGCCGGTGCACTCGGCGCCTTCGCCGGCACGGTACTGGTCTGCCTGATCTGGCGGCTGCTGGCCCAGGGCCCGAACGCCGCGCCGCAGAACTACCTGCGCGACGTGGCCGTCACCCTCATGGTGGCGGCCTGGATCCCCCTGTTCGGCGCGTTCGCGGTGATGCTGATCTACCCGGACGACGGCCGCAAGGCGCTGTTCACCATCCTGCTGGCGGTGGTGTTCTCCGATATCGGCGGCTACACCGCCGGCGTGCTGTTCGGCAAGCACCCGATGGTCCCGGCGATCAGCCCCAAGAAGTCCTGGGAGGGATTCGCCGGCTCGCTGACCGCCGGCACGGCCATGGCCGTGCTCGCCGTGGTGTTCCTGATGCACCAGAAGTGGTGGATCGGCATCCCGCTGGGCATCTTCCTGGTCATCACCGGAACCCTCGGCGACCTGGTGGAATCCCAATTCAAACGCGACCTCGGGATCAAGGACATGGGCACCTTGCTGCCCGGGCACGGCGGACTCATGGACCGCATCGATTCCATCCTGCCCGCCATGCCGGCCGGCTGGATCGTGCTGGCGGTCCTGACCGGGGGCTGA
- a CDS encoding DUF2631 domain-containing protein, whose product MVSTEVDRYDDVDTADVPSAKWGWSKINYRTWHIAGFAAIILLVLFCHGNHVGRVEDIWCISFAVLGAFFLIRDIWGRSRGWIR is encoded by the coding sequence GTGGTCAGCACCGAAGTGGACCGCTACGACGACGTCGACACCGCTGACGTGCCCTCGGCGAAGTGGGGCTGGAGCAAGATCAACTACCGCACCTGGCACATCGCCGGCTTCGCCGCGATCATCCTGCTGGTGCTTTTCTGCCACGGCAACCACGTCGGCCGCGTCGAGGACATCTGGTGCATCAGCTTCGCCGTACTGGGCGCGTTCTTCCTGATTCGCGACATCTGGGGCCGCAGCCGCGGCTGGATCCGCTAA
- a CDS encoding TetR/AcrR family transcriptional regulator: MTTARARAAHLGPDRRRPQVLDTALQIAAEQGLSGVTMGALAAGMGVSRPVVYACFADRAEVLAALLERERDLALQNLFAMLPPERTGSIEQMFVDGFAALLTAVGQRRLSWSLMYADDPDPAVAPAVRLGRAQVRDRITEVMYPLLERWQVGDPDLVNPLLSDVFLAICETAVMTFLTDATRATPAQQADVFGRAAYRALRAVPPPPTADVPESGVSE, from the coding sequence GTGACGACCGCCCGCGCCCGCGCCGCCCACCTCGGGCCCGATCGACGGCGCCCGCAGGTACTCGACACCGCCCTGCAGATCGCCGCCGAGCAGGGTCTGTCCGGGGTGACCATGGGTGCCCTCGCCGCGGGTATGGGCGTGAGCCGGCCGGTCGTGTACGCCTGTTTCGCCGACCGCGCCGAGGTGCTGGCCGCGCTGCTGGAACGGGAACGCGATCTGGCGCTGCAGAACCTGTTCGCCATGTTGCCGCCGGAACGCACCGGCTCCATCGAGCAGATGTTCGTCGACGGGTTCGCCGCGTTGTTGACCGCCGTCGGCCAGCGGCGGCTGTCCTGGAGCCTGATGTACGCCGACGACCCGGATCCCGCCGTCGCGCCGGCCGTGCGGCTCGGCCGGGCGCAGGTGCGCGACCGGATCACCGAGGTCATGTACCCGCTGCTGGAGCGCTGGCAGGTCGGCGACCCGGATCTGGTGAACCCGCTGCTCTCGGATGTGTTCCTGGCGATCTGCGAGACGGCCGTGATGACGTTCCTGACCGACGCCACCCGGGCCACCCCGGCCCAGCAGGCCGACGTGTTCGGCCGGGCCGCCTACCGGGCGCTGCGGGCCGTGCCCCCGCCGCCGACGGCGGATGTGCCAGAATCCGGTGTGTCAGAATGA
- a CDS encoding GNAT family N-acetyltransferase, whose translation MSAPPFFRLVDERRVAVVRDEAAVARVFAEDPVASCMVAARVADHGIDPAAIGGELWTRRRPEESLCFSGPNLIPLRGKASDISAFADKAMGSPRRCSSLVGPVDLVLPMWQRLEPVWGPARDVRANQPLLALSSAPQCAGDPLVRQVRIAELDAYLEASVDMFIGEVGVDPRIGDGGRAYRRRVAALIAAGRAWARFERGAVVFKAEVGAQSPAVGQIQGVWVNPERRGRGLGSAGTATVAAAILAGGRIASLYVNDFNTIARAAYARIGFRPVGTFATVLLD comes from the coding sequence ATGTCGGCCCCGCCGTTCTTCCGCTTGGTCGATGAGCGACGGGTGGCCGTGGTCCGCGACGAGGCCGCGGTGGCGCGGGTGTTCGCCGAAGACCCGGTGGCCAGTTGCATGGTGGCGGCCCGGGTCGCCGACCACGGCATCGATCCGGCGGCCATCGGTGGTGAGCTGTGGACCCGTCGTCGCCCGGAGGAGTCGCTGTGTTTCTCCGGACCGAATCTGATTCCGTTGCGCGGCAAGGCCTCCGACATCAGCGCCTTCGCCGACAAGGCGATGGGTTCGCCGCGCCGGTGCTCGTCTCTGGTGGGCCCGGTCGATCTGGTGCTGCCGATGTGGCAGCGGCTGGAGCCGGTGTGGGGACCGGCTCGTGACGTCCGCGCCAACCAGCCGCTGCTGGCGCTGAGTTCGGCTCCGCAGTGTGCCGGCGATCCGCTGGTGCGCCAGGTCCGCATCGCCGAGCTGGACGCGTACCTGGAGGCCTCGGTCGACATGTTCATCGGCGAGGTCGGCGTCGATCCGCGGATCGGCGACGGCGGCCGGGCGTACCGGCGCCGGGTGGCCGCGCTGATCGCGGCGGGGCGGGCCTGGGCCCGGTTCGAGCGCGGTGCGGTGGTGTTCAAAGCCGAGGTCGGCGCGCAGTCGCCGGCGGTCGGACAGATCCAGGGCGTGTGGGTGAACCCGGAGCGCCGGGGCCGCGGCCTGGGCAGCGCCGGGACCGCGACGGTGGCCGCGGCGATTCTGGCCGGCGGGCGGATCGCCAGCCTGTACGTCAACGACTTCAACACCATCGCGCGGGCCGCCTACGCCCGGATCGGTTTCCGGCCGGTCGGGACGTTCGCGACGGTGCTGCTGGACTGA
- the ispG gene encoding flavodoxin-dependent (E)-4-hydroxy-3-methylbut-2-enyl-diphosphate synthase — protein sequence MNVGLGMPGAPAPVLAPRRVTRQLMVRDVGVGSDYPISVQSMCTTKTHDVNATLQQIAELTAAGCDIVRVACPRQEDADALAEIVRHSNLPVIADIHFQPKYIFAAIDAGCAAVRVNPGNIKEFDGRVKEVAQAAGAAGIPIRIGVNAGSLDPRLLKKYGKATPEALVESALWEASLFEEHGFSQIKISVKHNDPVIMVSAYQQLAAQCDYPLHLGVTEAGPAFQGTIKSAVAFGALLSRGIGDTIRVSLSAPPIEEVKVGNQILESLNLRPRGLEIVSCPSCGRAQVDVYTLANAVSAGLEGLDVPLRVAVMGCVVNGPGEAREADLGVASGNGKGQIFVKGEVIKTVPEAQIVETLIEEAMRLAAADDEGTPSGPPVVTVS from the coding sequence ATGAACGTCGGGTTGGGAATGCCCGGTGCCCCGGCACCGGTACTGGCGCCGCGTCGGGTGACCCGTCAGCTCATGGTGCGTGACGTCGGCGTCGGCAGCGACTACCCGATCTCGGTGCAGTCCATGTGCACCACCAAGACCCACGACGTCAACGCCACGCTGCAGCAGATCGCCGAGCTGACCGCGGCTGGCTGCGACATCGTGCGGGTGGCCTGCCCGCGGCAGGAGGACGCCGACGCGCTGGCCGAGATCGTCCGGCACTCCAACCTGCCGGTGATCGCCGACATCCACTTCCAGCCGAAGTACATCTTCGCGGCGATCGACGCCGGGTGCGCGGCGGTGCGGGTGAACCCGGGCAACATCAAGGAGTTCGACGGCCGGGTCAAGGAGGTCGCCCAAGCCGCCGGTGCCGCCGGCATACCGATCCGAATCGGCGTCAACGCCGGCTCGCTGGACCCCCGGCTGCTCAAGAAGTACGGCAAGGCGACACCGGAGGCGCTGGTCGAATCCGCACTGTGGGAGGCGTCGCTGTTCGAGGAGCACGGCTTCTCCCAAATCAAGATCAGCGTCAAGCACAACGACCCGGTGATCATGGTCTCCGCCTACCAGCAGCTGGCCGCCCAGTGCGACTACCCGCTGCACCTCGGTGTCACCGAGGCCGGTCCGGCGTTCCAGGGCACCATCAAGTCCGCCGTCGCGTTCGGGGCGTTGCTGTCCCGCGGCATCGGAGACACCATCCGGGTGTCCCTGTCCGCGCCGCCGATCGAAGAGGTCAAGGTCGGCAACCAGATCCTGGAATCGCTGAACCTGCGCCCGCGCGGCCTGGAGATCGTGTCCTGCCCGTCCTGCGGACGCGCCCAGGTCGACGTCTACACGCTGGCCAACGCGGTGTCCGCCGGTCTGGAGGGGCTCGACGTGCCGCTGCGGGTGGCGGTGATGGGGTGTGTGGTCAACGGTCCCGGCGAGGCGCGCGAAGCCGACCTCGGCGTGGCCTCGGGCAACGGCAAGGGCCAGATCTTCGTCAAGGGTGAGGTCATCAAGACCGTGCCGGAGGCGCAGATCGTGGAGACGCTGATCGAGGAGGCCATGCGTCTGGCTGCCGCCGACGATGAGGGAACTCCCAGCGGTCCGCCGGTGGTCACCGTAAGCTGA